Proteins encoded in a region of the Zunongwangia endophytica genome:
- the bioA gene encoding adenosylmethionine--8-amino-7-oxononanoate transaminase, which translates to MQENLNLAERDKKHLWHPLTQHKTASDAIGITKAKGVKLYDESGKEYIDGISSWYTCVYGHCNEFITDRVAARMKNLDQVVFSGFTHQPAVELSEALIKILPEGQQKLFFNDNGSTATEIGIKMALQYHHNLGNDRKVMLAFEEGFHGDTFGAMSVSSLSVYNGAFEDHFIEVQRIPVPTGDNNSEVIEKLQQLIQNHNFAGFIYEPLVQGAAAMKMHDKEGLNQILKICKENEIICVADEVMTGFGKTGSYFASDYIATKPDVVCMSKALTAGLLPMGLTSCSQKIYDAFYSEDIAKGLFHGHTYTANPLACTAALAGVELLTSEAMQANIKRIEKLHQDFGEKIKNHPKVSNIRQLGIIFAFDLNVKMERYGNLRNQLFRYFMDHGVFLRPLGSTIYITAPYITSDEEMQKIYDVIEGVFEQF; encoded by the coding sequence ATGCAAGAGAATTTGAATTTAGCAGAACGAGATAAAAAACATTTGTGGCATCCTTTAACGCAGCACAAAACAGCTTCAGATGCAATAGGAATTACAAAAGCAAAAGGTGTAAAACTTTACGATGAAAGCGGAAAAGAATATATCGACGGGATTTCATCTTGGTACACCTGTGTTTATGGTCATTGCAATGAGTTTATTACCGATCGCGTAGCCGCGCGAATGAAGAATTTGGACCAGGTGGTGTTTAGCGGATTTACACATCAACCGGCTGTTGAACTTTCAGAAGCTTTAATTAAGATTTTACCCGAAGGTCAGCAAAAACTATTTTTTAACGATAATGGTTCTACCGCAACCGAGATCGGAATAAAAATGGCGCTGCAATACCATCATAATTTAGGAAACGATCGTAAAGTAATGTTAGCGTTCGAAGAAGGCTTTCATGGCGATACTTTCGGAGCAATGTCGGTTTCAAGCTTATCGGTTTATAATGGTGCTTTCGAAGATCATTTTATCGAGGTGCAGCGTATTCCCGTACCAACGGGAGATAATAATTCCGAAGTTATAGAAAAACTTCAGCAATTAATTCAGAATCATAATTTTGCCGGTTTTATTTACGAACCTTTGGTTCAGGGAGCAGCAGCCATGAAGATGCATGATAAAGAAGGACTTAATCAAATTCTAAAGATTTGTAAGGAGAACGAGATTATTTGCGTAGCCGACGAGGTCATGACGGGATTTGGAAAAACCGGAAGCTATTTTGCTTCAGATTATATAGCAACTAAACCCGATGTAGTTTGTATGTCTAAAGCGCTTACCGCTGGATTGTTACCCATGGGCTTAACCAGTTGTTCTCAGAAAATTTACGATGCTTTTTATTCTGAAGATATTGCCAAAGGATTATTTCATGGGCATACCTACACCGCAAATCCTTTAGCCTGTACAGCGGCATTAGCCGGAGTAGAACTTTTAACTTCGGAAGCAATGCAGGCGAACATCAAACGAATCGAGAAGTTGCATCAAGACTTTGGCGAAAAAATAAAAAATCATCCAAAAGTGAGCAATATTAGGCAATTGGGGATCATTTTTGCATTCGATTTAAATGTGAAAATGGAGCGCTACGGAAATTTACGAAACCAGTTATTCCGATATTTTATGGATCATGGTGTTTTTCTTCGTCCGCTTGGTAGTACTATCTATATTACCGCACCTTATATCACTTCAGATGAAGAAATGCAGAAGATCTATGATGTTATTGAAGGTGTGTTTGAACAATTTTAG
- the bioD gene encoding dethiobiotin synthase: MKQTYFVTGIGTEVGKTMISAMVTEALEADYWKPIQAGDLDNSDTHKIQHLISNPITKFHSNAFALQTPMSPHAAAEIDGVEVTSKTIVRPETDNNLVIEGAGGLLVPINNTETIADLINPNDKVILVSRHYLGSINHTLLSTEALRSRGLDCFGIIYSGNATKTTEDIIEKMSGVPMIGRVDEENEFTPEVVKKYAEQFRKNLKK, encoded by the coding sequence ATGAAACAGACTTATTTTGTTACCGGAATAGGTACAGAAGTAGGGAAGACAATGATCTCTGCCATGGTGACAGAAGCTTTAGAGGCTGATTATTGGAAACCTATACAAGCAGGAGATTTAGATAATTCAGATACCCATAAAATTCAGCATTTAATTAGTAATCCAATTACTAAATTCCACTCAAATGCTTTTGCTTTACAAACACCTATGAGTCCGCACGCTGCTGCGGAAATAGATGGAGTTGAAGTAACATCTAAAACCATAGTTAGACCAGAAACCGATAATAATTTGGTGATAGAAGGTGCGGGAGGTTTGCTGGTGCCGATAAACAATACAGAGACGATTGCCGATTTAATTAATCCAAATGATAAAGTAATTTTAGTTTCTCGGCATTATTTGGGAAGCATAAATCATACGTTGTTAAGTACAGAGGCTCTTCGAAGCCGCGGATTAGATTGCTTCGGAATAATTTATAGCGGAAATGCGACAAAAACTACGGAAGATATTATCGAAAAAATGAGCGGTGTACCAATGATTGGGCGTGTAGATGAAGAAAATGAATTTACACCGGAAGTAGTAAAAAAATATGCAGAGCAATTCCGCAAGAATCTGAAAAAATAA
- a CDS encoding DUF2007 domain-containing protein produces the protein MNSSLKLIASFQYASEAQIVKARLEAEDIQVVINNEHTINTDPLISNAIGGVQLMVFEEDEAQAKKILESISKYSLDDEGEAIHCPNCNSSKIEYYTSITDFKSFIYFFVGFLFAVLPMYTKYSYRCENCKHKFNLK, from the coding sequence ATGAATAGCTCATTAAAATTAATTGCTAGTTTTCAATATGCTTCAGAAGCACAAATTGTAAAAGCCAGGCTAGAGGCCGAAGATATTCAGGTTGTAATTAATAATGAGCATACAATTAATACCGATCCGCTAATTAGTAATGCCATTGGTGGCGTGCAATTAATGGTTTTCGAGGAAGATGAGGCTCAAGCAAAAAAGATCTTAGAAAGTATCTCTAAATATTCGTTGGATGATGAAGGAGAAGCGATTCATTGTCCCAATTGCAACAGTTCTAAAATAGAATATTATACCAGTATTACCGATTTTAAATCTTTTATTTATTTCTTTGTCGGCTTTCTTTTTGCGGTTTTACCGATGTATACCAAATATTCGTATCGATGTGAAAACTGCAAACATAAATTTAATTTGAAATGA
- a CDS encoding aminotransferase class I/II-fold pyridoxal phosphate-dependent enzyme, whose amino-acid sequence MSKFPNNLSKRLQDRTNNNSFRELQAPKDGIDFYSNDYLGFSSSETIFSEATKLCEKHQLKQNGATGSRLISGNHKLFELTEYFLAEFHQAESALIFNSGYDANLGFFSSVPQKGDFIFYDELIHASIRDGISLSNAKAYKFQHNNIEDLQAKISRQESLENSVIYIVTEAVFSMDGDLAPLSKLADFAEKNNHFLIVDEAHSTGVFGANGSGLVNELQLQEKIFARIHTFGKAMGCHGAVILGSQELKSYLVNFARSFIYTTGLPPHAIATIYSAFQQLKNGGAELDKLKANIQYFKKQLKIAKIDSYFIESESPIQCAIVSGNGSVKKIAAIFQQNGFLVKPILSPTVPKGSERLRFCLHSFNSEEEIAALINLLSESLKSILDE is encoded by the coding sequence ATGAGTAAATTTCCTAATAATTTATCGAAACGTCTTCAGGATAGAACCAATAATAACTCTTTCAGAGAATTACAAGCTCCTAAAGATGGTATCGATTTTTATTCAAACGATTATTTAGGCTTCTCTAGCTCTGAAACTATTTTTTCTGAAGCCACAAAGCTTTGTGAAAAACATCAACTGAAGCAAAACGGAGCTACCGGCAGTCGACTTATTTCAGGAAATCATAAATTATTCGAGCTTACTGAATATTTTTTAGCTGAATTTCACCAAGCTGAAAGTGCTCTTATTTTTAATTCTGGTTACGATGCCAATCTGGGTTTCTTTTCTTCAGTTCCGCAGAAAGGAGATTTCATTTTTTATGATGAATTAATCCATGCCAGTATTCGCGATGGCATTTCGTTAAGTAATGCGAAAGCTTATAAATTTCAGCATAATAATATTGAGGATTTACAAGCTAAAATTTCGCGCCAAGAATCTTTAGAAAATAGCGTAATCTATATTGTAACCGAAGCTGTTTTTTCGATGGATGGCGATCTGGCTCCGCTATCCAAATTAGCTGATTTTGCTGAAAAAAACAATCATTTTTTAATTGTAGACGAAGCGCATAGCACAGGCGTTTTTGGAGCGAACGGAAGCGGATTAGTAAATGAACTTCAGCTTCAGGAAAAGATTTTTGCACGAATCCATACATTTGGAAAAGCGATGGGTTGCCACGGGGCTGTTATTTTAGGTAGCCAGGAACTAAAATCGTATTTGGTAAATTTCGCACGGAGTTTTATATACACCACAGGACTTCCGCCGCATGCAATAGCAACTATTTATTCAGCCTTTCAGCAATTAAAAAATGGAGGAGCCGAATTGGATAAGCTAAAAGCAAATATTCAGTATTTTAAAAAACAATTGAAAATCGCTAAAATCGATTCTTATTTTATCGAAAGTGAATCACCAATTCAATGTGCGATAGTTTCAGGAAACGGATCGGTTAAAAAAATAGCAGCAATATTTCAACAAAATGGATTTTTAGTAAAACCTATTCTTTCGCCAACAGTTCCAAAAGGTAGCGAGCGACTCAGATTTTGCTTACATAGTTTTAATTCCGAAGAAGAAATAGCAGCACTCATCAATTTACTTTCAGAATCTTTAAAATCAATTTTAGATGAATAG
- the mnhG gene encoding monovalent cation/H(+) antiporter subunit G, with amino-acid sequence MNILIGIIITLGTLFVLLAAVGLIRMPDTYLRISVNTKAATLGIGLLLVGVALYFYDLSTTSRAFIIILFLFLTAPVGAHLIGRASYFIGNKLWDQSKMDDLQGKYQRNSHILKSEIDDTPEDNVDHEKME; translated from the coding sequence ATGAATATTTTAATAGGGATAATCATCACTTTAGGAACATTATTCGTTTTGCTCGCAGCAGTAGGACTTATAAGAATGCCAGATACATATTTACGAATATCGGTAAATACTAAAGCTGCTACCTTAGGAATAGGACTTTTACTTGTTGGTGTAGCGCTGTACTTCTACGATCTTAGTACAACTTCTAGAGCATTTATCATTATTCTATTCTTATTCTTAACGGCACCTGTAGGAGCTCATTTAATTGGAAGAGCATCGTATTTTATAGGTAATAAGCTTTGGGATCAATCCAAAATGGATGATTTACAAGGGAAATATCAGCGAAACTCACACATCTTAAAAAGTGAGATCGATGATACTCCAGAGGATAACGTAGATCACGAGAAAATGGAATAA
- a CDS encoding monovalent cation/H+ antiporter complex subunit F codes for MTLVEYCRIIILPVLAFSVILILVRFFKGPSIADRIVALDLLITTGIGIIGIYTITSGSSTLLDTGMILALIAFLSTVALSYYLERRSKKK; via the coding sequence ATGACTTTAGTTGAATATTGTAGAATAATAATCCTGCCTGTTTTGGCCTTTTCGGTGATTCTTATTTTGGTAAGATTTTTCAAAGGCCCAAGTATTGCAGATAGAATTGTCGCATTAGATCTTTTAATCACTACAGGTATAGGAATTATTGGGATCTACACGATAACTTCTGGAAGCTCTACTTTATTAGATACGGGGATGATTCTGGCTCTTATCGCCTTTTTAAGTACGGTAGCCTTAAGTTATTATTTAGAACGAAGAAGTAAGAAAAAATGA
- a CDS encoding Na+/H+ antiporter subunit E, with the protein MKNRFVSNILLTFVWVVLTGDFHVSNYLFGFILSYIILMVITRGSKKAKYFTIVPRLIFIILFFFWELIKANLEVAWEVMTPKLNMTPGIVKVPLTVQSDAGITLLANMITLTPGTLSLDVSNDKKVLYVHAMYIKDKDKFIAGIKNGFEKRILEILK; encoded by the coding sequence ATGAAAAACAGGTTTGTATCTAATATTCTTCTAACATTTGTGTGGGTAGTACTCACAGGAGACTTTCATGTTTCTAACTATTTGTTTGGCTTTATATTAAGCTATATTATATTAATGGTAATAACTAGAGGCTCAAAAAAAGCCAAGTATTTTACCATTGTACCAAGGCTTATTTTTATCATTTTATTCTTTTTCTGGGAATTAATAAAAGCAAATTTAGAGGTGGCTTGGGAAGTAATGACGCCTAAACTAAATATGACGCCAGGAATCGTGAAAGTTCCATTAACCGTGCAGAGCGATGCAGGAATAACCTTGTTGGCGAACATGATTACATTAACTCCGGGTACGTTGAGTCTGGATGTTTCAAACGACAAGAAAGTGCTTTATGTACATGCGATGTATATAAAAGATAAAGACAAATTCATTGCCGGTATTAAAAACGGTTTTGAAAAACGAATTTTAGAGATTTTAAAATAA
- a CDS encoding proton-conducting transporter transmembrane domain-containing protein, translating to MMQHLIIYPLLFQLFLSIVLMFFWNKINAQKIISIGGSIIAVALSAYVFYFVWENGTQKVNAGDWDAPYGIVFVADTLAVTLVLLTALSGLAVSVFSAGSVIKDRLRFGYYPIFHFLLLGLTGAFLTGDLFNLYVWFEIIIISSFVLITIGGEKAQLEGAVKYFTLNILASIIFLTAIAVLYGLTGSLNMADLAGKVAAVENRGLVEVAAILFLVGFGTKASIFPLYFWLPASYHTPPAAVSAIFGGLLTKVGVYALIRVFTLIFVGDVFLGEILMVLAILTIFSGGVGALVQNNVRKVFSYLIICHIGYMIAGLGMFTEVAITGVIFYLIHDIMVKTNLFMVSGIIFKIKSSNSMRALGGFYANYPKLSLLIFIPLFSLVGIPPLSGFWPKISLIGEGFKTESYWTVAAIVFASFITLVIIAKLWAEVFWKDAKEIPEKPKFEYFSDLNKTKKTQFIVPIVFLSLISLYIGFGAEHIQILSARIANELMNSQQYIDTVLNNS from the coding sequence ATGATGCAACATTTAATCATATACCCTTTATTATTTCAATTATTCCTGAGCATTGTTTTGATGTTTTTCTGGAATAAGATTAATGCGCAAAAAATTATAAGCATTGGCGGTAGTATTATCGCTGTAGCTCTTTCCGCTTATGTATTTTACTTTGTTTGGGAGAATGGAACTCAAAAAGTAAATGCAGGAGATTGGGATGCGCCATATGGTATTGTGTTTGTCGCAGATACGCTGGCAGTCACCTTGGTGCTTTTAACAGCACTTTCTGGTTTGGCAGTATCAGTATTTTCAGCTGGTTCTGTTATCAAAGATCGACTACGTTTTGGTTATTACCCTATATTTCATTTTCTGTTATTAGGATTAACCGGAGCATTTTTAACCGGAGATTTATTCAACCTTTATGTTTGGTTTGAAATCATTATCATAAGTTCTTTTGTGTTAATTACCATTGGCGGTGAAAAAGCACAGTTAGAAGGAGCAGTAAAGTACTTTACCTTAAACATCCTGGCTTCCATTATTTTTTTAACTGCAATTGCAGTATTATATGGTTTAACCGGATCTTTAAATATGGCAGATCTTGCCGGGAAAGTTGCGGCGGTAGAAAACCGCGGACTGGTAGAAGTTGCCGCTATATTATTTTTAGTTGGTTTTGGGACAAAAGCATCAATTTTCCCACTGTATTTTTGGTTACCGGCATCCTACCATACGCCACCCGCTGCTGTTTCTGCAATATTTGGTGGACTGCTAACTAAAGTTGGCGTTTATGCTTTGATAAGAGTGTTTACATTAATTTTTGTAGGCGATGTATTCTTAGGAGAAATTTTAATGGTATTGGCTATTCTTACTATTTTTAGCGGAGGTGTTGGTGCATTGGTTCAGAATAATGTTCGTAAGGTCTTTTCGTATTTGATTATTTGCCATATTGGTTATATGATTGCTGGTTTGGGAATGTTTACTGAAGTGGCTATTACTGGGGTTATTTTTTACCTGATTCACGATATCATGGTTAAAACGAATCTATTTATGGTAAGCGGAATTATCTTCAAGATAAAATCTTCAAATAGCATGAGGGCGTTGGGAGGTTTCTACGCGAATTATCCAAAGCTCAGTTTGTTGATTTTTATTCCTTTATTTTCACTAGTGGGAATTCCGCCTTTATCAGGATTCTGGCCTAAAATTTCTTTAATAGGAGAAGGTTTTAAAACAGAGAGTTATTGGACGGTTGCAGCAATTGTTTTTGCCAGCTTTATTACCTTAGTAATAATCGCTAAATTATGGGCAGAAGTTTTTTGGAAAGACGCGAAAGAAATACCTGAAAAACCAAAATTTGAATATTTCAGCGATTTAAATAAAACTAAGAAAACACAGTTTATCGTGCCAATTGTTTTCTTAAGTTTAATATCGCTATATATTGGTTTTGGAGCAGAGCATATTCAAATATTATCTGCCAGAATAGCGAACGAACTTATGAATAGTCAGCAATATATCGATACAGTTTTAAACAATAGTTAA
- a CDS encoding Na+/H+ antiporter subunit C, with protein sequence MEILLAILIGLLYAAGIYMILRRSLVKLIIGIILLGNGANLLIFLLGRITKGLPPIIPENSEVFTEAYADPVPQALILTAIVISFGLQSFAIILVKRAHKVVRTDDLDEMNATDEDS encoded by the coding sequence ATGGAGATATTATTAGCTATTTTAATAGGTTTGCTTTATGCGGCGGGGATTTATATGATCTTGCGTCGTAGTTTGGTGAAACTAATTATTGGTATAATTCTGTTAGGGAATGGAGCCAATCTTTTGATTTTTCTTTTAGGTAGAATAACAAAAGGTTTACCTCCAATAATTCCAGAGAATTCTGAAGTTTTTACTGAAGCTTATGCAGATCCTGTTCCGCAGGCACTTATATTAACTGCTATTGTAATTAGTTTTGGATTGCAATCTTTTGCCATCATTCTTGTAAAAAGAGCTCATAAGGTGGTAAGAACAGACGATCTGGACGAAATGAACGCAACCGACGAAGATTCATGA
- a CDS encoding Na+/H+ antiporter subunit B: MKTIILRTASNYLLPVLLMFSIFILLRGHYLPGGGFVGGLVAAIAFVLHSFANGLKNAKALLKFHPGFLMPAGLALSFFSGLSPMLFAGDPFMTGLWYHGHVPVLGSIGSALFFDIGVYLVVVGVTLTIIFTISEAP, translated from the coding sequence ATGAAAACCATCATATTAAGAACAGCATCAAATTACCTTTTGCCGGTTTTGCTAATGTTCTCGATTTTTATCCTTTTGCGAGGGCACTACCTTCCAGGTGGTGGATTTGTAGGCGGACTTGTAGCAGCAATTGCTTTTGTTTTGCATTCTTTCGCTAATGGATTAAAAAATGCTAAAGCATTACTTAAATTTCATCCGGGATTTTTGATGCCCGCAGGTTTAGCCTTGTCTTTTTTTAGTGGGCTTTCACCTATGCTTTTTGCAGGAGATCCTTTTATGACAGGATTATGGTATCACGGCCATGTTCCCGTTTTAGGAAGTATTGGTTCAGCATTATTTTTTGATATAGGAGTTTATCTTGTGGTTGTAGGGGTAACATTAACCATCATCTTTACAATTTCTGAAGCACCTTAA
- a CDS encoding putative monovalent cation/H+ antiporter subunit A: protein MLLAILLGFLFALLLVFAGKFFKGKFAVLSSLIPLGLFVYFLQFIPEVMAGEIMKESYNWAPSFGVNLGFTLDGLSLLFCLMITGIGFLVFVYTSAYLHHHKYLDRFYGYLSVFMAAMLGLVLSDNVISLFTFWELTSISSFFLIGFNNTQEASRKSALTALGITGLGGMFLLAGVIVLGNIAGTYSIAEMLNMAPELIKGHQYYSVAVILLFGAAFTKSAQFPFHFWLPGAMKAPTPVSTYLHSATMVKAGIYLVMRFTPVLGGEEIWNTTLIIVGGFTMLYSAIHSLFRTDLKGVLAYSTISALGILMFLIGMGTTESFTAAAVFIVVHALYKATLFLTTGIIDHQTGSRDVTKLSGLRKVLMPVGIAAIIAAISSAGIPPTIGFLGKELTYEATMHAPIIATVLLVGIIITKILLLWAGFVAGIKPFQGKLPDNLKDTKMPGPLMWVPPIVLAVLSLVFGILPFIIEGSLVKPVVAALGGESGEIHLALWHGFNTVFILSLVTITVGTILYFVIKPSAKLETSIGKLEFISPKSLMERFNIGFTYVSSFWTRVFQNGYLRNYVFIIIFFLVGMVGYTMVGSTKFNIDPAILSNISFYELVVSIIMCIAILFTVFTSSRLSAVVAMGVVGLTICLVFVFYSAPDLAMTQFSIDTLTVILFVLVLYRLPRYLKIQDHKMRIRDGILSLLFGGMIAVLALEVLSEPVNTEIGDFYAKNSYIMAHGKNVVNVILVDFRGADTMIEISVLTIAAIGVFGLLKLRLKRTDRVQ, encoded by the coding sequence ATGCTATTAGCAATACTTTTAGGATTTTTATTTGCTTTACTTTTAGTTTTTGCAGGAAAGTTTTTTAAAGGAAAGTTTGCTGTCTTATCATCATTGATCCCCTTAGGATTATTTGTCTATTTTCTTCAGTTTATACCTGAAGTTATGGCTGGGGAGATTATGAAGGAAAGTTATAACTGGGCACCCTCATTTGGTGTGAACCTAGGTTTTACTTTGGACGGTCTTTCACTTTTATTCTGCTTAATGATTACCGGAATTGGTTTTCTGGTTTTTGTATATACTTCAGCCTATCTACACCATCATAAATATCTTGATCGATTTTATGGGTATCTGAGTGTGTTTATGGCGGCCATGTTAGGTTTGGTTTTATCGGATAACGTGATAAGCCTTTTTACTTTTTGGGAACTTACTAGTATAAGCTCATTCTTTTTAATAGGTTTTAATAACACGCAAGAAGCTTCCAGAAAGTCGGCTTTAACCGCGCTTGGGATTACCGGTCTGGGTGGGATGTTTTTACTTGCAGGAGTTATCGTTTTAGGAAATATCGCTGGTACATATAGCATTGCTGAAATGCTTAATATGGCGCCAGAATTAATAAAAGGACACCAGTATTACTCGGTCGCTGTAATTTTATTATTTGGAGCGGCTTTTACTAAATCTGCACAGTTTCCTTTCCATTTTTGGTTACCGGGAGCGATGAAGGCACCAACACCAGTTTCTACTTATTTGCACTCTGCAACGATGGTAAAAGCAGGTATTTATCTGGTAATGCGTTTTACACCCGTTTTAGGAGGTGAAGAAATTTGGAATACAACATTAATAATTGTTGGAGGATTTACGATGCTTTACTCTGCAATTCATTCTTTATTTAGAACCGACCTTAAAGGAGTTTTAGCGTATTCGACCATATCGGCTTTAGGAATTTTGATGTTCTTGATTGGTATGGGAACAACCGAATCTTTTACAGCGGCGGCAGTATTTATTGTTGTGCATGCGCTTTATAAAGCTACACTATTCTTAACAACAGGAATAATAGATCACCAAACAGGAAGCCGTGATGTGACAAAGCTTTCTGGTCTGCGTAAAGTTTTGATGCCAGTTGGTATTGCAGCGATTATCGCAGCAATATCGAGTGCAGGTATTCCGCCAACGATCGGTTTCTTAGGTAAGGAACTCACTTACGAGGCAACGATGCATGCGCCTATTATTGCAACTGTTTTACTCGTTGGGATCATTATTACCAAAATATTACTTTTATGGGCTGGTTTTGTAGCCGGTATAAAACCGTTTCAAGGAAAGTTACCTGATAATCTTAAGGATACTAAAATGCCGGGGCCTCTAATGTGGGTGCCGCCAATAGTTCTGGCAGTTTTAAGCCTGGTTTTTGGAATTTTACCATTTATAATTGAAGGTTCTCTAGTAAAACCTGTGGTTGCTGCTTTAGGTGGTGAATCTGGAGAAATTCATTTAGCCCTATGGCATGGATTTAATACGGTATTTATTTTAAGTTTAGTAACAATAACCGTAGGAACAATATTATACTTTGTTATCAAGCCATCCGCAAAACTTGAAACCAGCATAGGTAAACTGGAATTTATTAGTCCTAAAAGTTTGATGGAAAGATTTAATATAGGATTCACCTACGTATCTTCATTTTGGACAAGAGTTTTTCAGAATGGATATTTAAGAAACTATGTCTTTATCATTATTTTCTTTTTAGTAGGAATGGTAGGCTATACTATGGTAGGAAGTACCAAGTTCAATATTGATCCTGCAATTTTATCCAATATTAGTTTTTATGAACTAGTGGTGAGTATCATCATGTGTATTGCTATATTATTCACGGTATTTACCAGTAGTAGATTGTCTGCCGTTGTAGCAATGGGAGTTGTTGGCTTAACTATATGTCTTGTTTTTGTATTTTATAGTGCGCCAGATTTAGCCATGACACAGTTTTCCATCGATACCTTGACGGTTATTCTATTTGTTTTGGTACTTTACAGATTGCCTCGTTACCTTAAAATACAAGATCACAAAATGCGTATTCGGGATGGAATATTATCCTTGCTTTTTGGAGGCATGATTGCTGTTTTAGCACTCGAAGTTTTATCGGAACCTGTTAATACTGAAATTGGTGATTTTTACGCTAAAAATTCGTATATAATGGCTCACGGTAAAAACGTTGTTAATGTCATTTTAGTTGACTTTAGGGGAGCAGATACAATGATAGAGATTTCCGTGTTGACTATTGCCGCTATTGGGGTATTTGGCTTATTGAAATTAAGATTAAAAAGAACAGATAGAGTTCAGTAA
- a CDS encoding DUF2975 domain-containing protein: MKPPILLKTIFDICFIFSALSLAGVMIMLVVNIFTGIDVPFISIENPSKDVNNLALWILVLLEVVRTGTFLYGLFVLRKLIRSFFRNKLYTRLQIASFNLSGRLICLSVILGAISEFLKKLIVDSRISLNFGLEFSFSSFWIILAFGIFLIFLSKVFENARILKQENDLTV; the protein is encoded by the coding sequence ATGAAACCACCAATTCTGCTAAAAACAATCTTCGATATTTGTTTTATTTTTTCTGCTCTCTCTTTGGCTGGAGTCATGATAATGCTGGTAGTCAATATTTTTACAGGAATAGATGTCCCATTTATATCTATAGAAAATCCTTCAAAAGATGTCAACAATTTAGCATTATGGATACTTGTTTTATTAGAAGTAGTTAGAACAGGTACTTTCTTATATGGGCTATTTGTTCTGAGAAAATTAATTAGAAGTTTCTTCAGAAATAAGCTTTATACCAGGCTTCAAATAGCATCTTTTAATCTTAGTGGCAGATTAATATGCTTATCTGTAATACTAGGAGCAATTTCTGAATTCTTAAAAAAGTTAATTGTCGATAGCCGTATCTCCTTAAACTTTGGTTTGGAATTTTCTTTCAGCTCTTTCTGGATAATTCTTGCATTCGGTATTTTCCTAATCTTCCTTAGTAAGGTTTTTGAAAATGCCCGTATACTTAAACAAGAAAATGATTTAACCGTATAA
- a CDS encoding DUF2975 domain-containing protein codes for MKWHLNILKIIVITVIALLIASALINILGAIHQFDMLNEISNSFFFKNYFPERSFDYSKNGERLFYVLNSAVFIYLAIGLRKVPKLINDILKENLFYPYQAEEIRRISSTIIGYAKLKFLIILCCGAFFLMSPFNILGFIPSFIILYILGKVLLLLGKVVAKGEVIKQENDLTV; via the coding sequence ATGAAATGGCATTTAAACATTCTAAAGATTATAGTAATTACTGTTATTGCTCTTTTAATAGCTTCCGCACTAATTAATATTCTGGGAGCTATTCATCAATTTGACATGCTTAATGAGATATCAAACTCATTTTTCTTCAAAAACTATTTCCCTGAAAGAAGCTTCGACTATTCTAAGAATGGTGAAAGACTTTTTTACGTACTAAACTCGGCAGTATTCATATATCTAGCCATCGGTTTAAGGAAAGTACCCAAATTAATTAACGACATCTTGAAAGAGAACCTATTCTACCCTTATCAAGCAGAGGAAATAAGAAGAATATCATCAACAATCATAGGATATGCAAAGCTTAAATTTCTCATTATTCTATGTTGCGGCGCATTTTTTTTAATGTCTCCTTTTAATATTTTAGGATTCATACCATCATTCATAATTCTTTATATTCTAGGCAAAGTATTGCTCCTTTTAGGTAAAGTTGTAGCCAAAGGTGAAGTCATAAAACAAGAAAATGATCTTACGGTTTAA